One window of Dendropsophus ebraccatus isolate aDenEbr1 chromosome 13, aDenEbr1.pat, whole genome shotgun sequence genomic DNA carries:
- the ZDHHC22 gene encoding palmitoyltransferase ZDHHC22, whose protein sequence is MVLLQLLNLMAPCYFLCLLAVTFSLQLFFFLPGMCEGRSLPLSGLLHTFFFVFFLVNVLGNYFLVIWHSPASSGISVEAEMLEKPFCRICNRMMWEQEHHCFFTGTCIGRSNLRSFVLFCLHASCSCFHAVVAGVGYIAHNFSLSFANPLTFLRLLPLSVTRFFSGSLLSSEMLAVLMLYLWLGVGLACGAFCCHQLLLISRRPVCHQSPSRDSSPINWMDNMTSIFGKRWLMAILFPSAKQK, encoded by the exons ATGGTTCTCCTGCAGCTGCTGAACCTTATGGCACCGTGTTACTTTCTCTGCCTTCTTGCAGTCACCTTTAGCCTGCAGCTGTTTTTCTTTCTGCCTGGCATGTGTGAGGGGCGCTCACTGCCTCTGTCCGGTCTTCTTCACACTTTCTTCTTTGTCTTCTTTTTGGTCAATGTCCTAGGGAACTACTTCCTTGTCATCTGGCACAGCCCTGCATCTAGTGGGATCAGCGTGGAGGCAGAGATGTTGGAGAAGCCATTTTGTCGTATTTGTAACAGGATGATGTGGGAGCAGGAACACCATTGCTTCTTCACGGGGACATGCATTGGCCGAAGCAACCTCCGCAGCTTTGTGTTATTCTGCCTGCATGCTTCCTGCAGTTGCTTCCATGCGGTGGTGGCAGGAGTGGGATACATTGCACACAACTTCTCGCTGTCTTTTGCCAACCCTCTGACTTTCCTCaggctccttcctctctctgtaacCCGCTTCTTCTCAG GTTCTCTTCTAAGTTCGGAGATGTTGGCCGTCCTCATGCTTTACCTCTGGCTTGGGGTGGGCTTAGCCTGCGGTGCCTTCTGCTGTCACCAGTTGCTTTTGATATCCAGAAGACCAGTGTGTCACCAGAGCCCATCCCGAGACAGCAGCCCCATCAACTGGATGGACAACATGACAAGCATCTTCGGGAAGAGGTGGCTGATGGCAATTCTTTTTCCCAGCGCAAAGCAGAAATGA